In one Culex quinquefasciatus strain JHB chromosome 2, VPISU_Cqui_1.0_pri_paternal, whole genome shotgun sequence genomic region, the following are encoded:
- the LOC6044536 gene encoding translation factor GUF1 homolog, mitochondrial, with translation MLSFLRLSQLGRIGVQQRFKPLIHRTLSTSCRRFSDDIAYDEIPVSRIRNFSIIAHVDHGKSTLADRLLELTGTIKKNATNKQVLDSLQVEKERGITVKAQTASLLYRYEGSDYLLNLIDTPGHVDFANEVSRSLAACDGVILLVDANEGVQAQTVANYHLARGKELVIVPVLNKIDLKNARPDAVTQELFTLFGIDPDGVLRISAKQGTGCEQVLVEIVKRLPAPDARRGEQFRALIFDSWFDRYRGALNLVYVKDGEVRVGQEIVSCHTGKVYEVKSLAMLRPDEQKIERLVAGQVGLLGCNMRTSKESNIGDTLYLKKNKNCEPLPGFKPQQPMVFAGVYPADQSQHPYLKGAIEKLVLNDSAVTVVPDSSPALGQGWRLGFLGLLHLDVFSQRLQQEYDAEPILTAPSVTYKIKLKGIKLIAAHGGKDTIFVSNPALFPDPNSVEEYYEPYVLGTIIAPTECTGPIIGLCVERRAVQKTSINIDNDRIMTTYLMPLNEIVLDFHDQLKSISSGYASFDYEDHGYVASALVRMDVLLNGTLVDELCTVVHISKAQSHARELVLKLKELIPRQMVQIAIQATVGGKVVARETLKAYRKDVTAKLYGGDVTRRMKLLKQQAEGKKKMRAIANINVPRDTFINVLKR, from the exons ATGCTCTCATTCCTTCGACTGAGTCAACTGGGACGGATTGGCGTTCAGCAGCG ttttaaacCGCTCATTCACCGCACCCTGAGCACTTCCTGTCGACGATTCTCTGACGACATCGCGTACGACGAAATCCCAGTTAGTCGCATCCGTAACTTTAGCATCATCGCGCACGTGGACCACGGCAAAAGTACCCTCGCGGACCGGCTGCTCGAGCTAACGGGGACCATTAAGAAAAATGCCACCAACAAGCAGGTGCTGGACAGTCTGCAGGTCGAGAAGGAACGCGGCATTACGGTGAAGGCGCAGACTGCGTCGCTGCTGTACCGGTACGAGGGCAGCGACTATTTGCTGAACTTGATCGATACTCCTGGGCATGTGGACTTTGCGAACGAGGTGTCGCGGTCGTTGGCCGCTTGTGACGGGGTGATTTTGCTGGTTGATGCTAATGAGGGCGTGCAGGCTCAGACGGTGGCGAATTATCATTTGGCGAGGGGTAAGGAGTTGGTTATTGTGCCGGTGTTGAACAAGATTGATCTGAAGAATGCCCGGCCGGACGCGGTGACGCAGGAGTTGTTTACGCTGTTTGGGATTGATCCGGATGGGGTGTTGAGGATTTCGGCTAAGCAGGGCACGGGTTGCGAGCAGGTGTTGGTGGAGATTGTGAAAAGGTTGCCGGCGCCGGATGCAAGGAGGGGCGAGCAGTTTCGGGCGTTGATCTTTGACAGCTGGTTCGATCGGTATCGGGGAGCGTTGAATTTGGTGTATGTGAAAGATGGGGAGGTGCGTGTTGGGCAGGAGATTGTTTCTTGTCACACGGGGAAGGTGTACGAGGTCAAGAGTTTGGCGATGTTGCGACCGGATGAGCAGAAGATTGAGCGATTAGTGGCGGGACAGGTTGGGTTGTTGGGTTGCAACATGCGGACGAGTAAGGAGTCTAACATTGGTGATACGTTGTACTTGAAGAAGAACAAGAACTGCGAACCACTGCCGGGGTTTAAGCCCCAACAGCCGATGGTGTTTGCCGGGGTCTATCCGGCGGACCAGTCGCAGCATCCCTACCTCAAAGGTGCCATCGAGAAGCTGGTGCTGAACGATTCCGCCGTAACTGTCGTGCCAGACTCCAGTCCGGCACTGGGTCAAGGTTGGCGTTTGGGCTTCCTAGGTCTGCTTCACCTGGACGTGTTCAGCCAACGTCTACAGCAAGAGTATGACGCAGAACCAATCCTGACGGCACCCTCAGTCACGTACAAAATCAAGCTGAAAGGCATCAAATTGATCGCCGCCCACGGAGGCAAAGACACCATCTTCGTCAGCAATCCTGCCCTGTTCCCGGACCCCAACTCGGTCGAAGAGTACTACGAACCGTACGTCCTTGGCACGATCATCGCTCCAACGGAGTGCACCGGCCCGATAATCGGCCTCTGCGTCGAACGACGTGCCGTCCAGAAAACCTCGATCAACATCGACAACGACCGGATCATGACCACCTACCTGATGCCGCTGAACGAGATCGTGCTGGACTTCCACGACCAACTTAAATCGATCTCCTCGGGCTACGCTAGCTTCGACTACGAAGATCACGGCTACGTCGCCAGTGCGCTCGTCCGCATGGACGTCCTGCTGAACGGAACGCTCGTAGACGAACTCTGCACGGTGGTGCACATCAGCAAGGCCCAGTCGCACGCCCGCGAGCTGGTACTCAAGCTGAAGGAGCTGATCCCCCGGCAGATGGTGCAGATCGCCATCCAGGCCACGGTCGGGGGGAAGGTCGTGGCGCGGGAAACGCTGAAGGCGTACCGCAAGGACGTTACGGCCAAGTTG TACGGCGGAGATGTTACCCGGAGGATGAAGTTGCTGAAGCAGCAGGCAGAAGGTAAGAAGAAAATGCGAGCGATCGCGAACATCAACGTGCCGCGGGACACCTTTATCAACGTGCTGAAGCGGTGA